GTTCTCCTTTTGTCGTTATGGATTAGAGACAAAAGGTTGCTCAAGAGTTCTCAGATTATCGACCGTACCAGTAGGAAGGTACGTTCTGAGCATAGCCGCCGCTGTATCCTGGTGCATAAGCTGCAGGTCGAGCAGCAGGAGCAGCAGGCATGCCAGCACCAGCAGGTCCGCGGAAGCCGCCATAAGCGCCAACCTGGTAGCCGGTATTTTGAGCTGGTGGGAAGTAAGTGTACCAGGGAGCTACCTGGCCGTGATAGCAGTGGTAACCATATCCGGGATTGGGATACATGGGGCGATTGCAATCAGGCACGCCGCAAAGATAGGGCGAACCATTACCGCAACCGTGGCCACCATATCCACAGCCACCACCACCATAACCACCGCAGCTGCTTTTGTTGAACAACAGCTTAGCGCCGCAGCTTTGTCGGCCTTCGGTATCGCAGCCAATGCAGAAATTGGGCAGGAAGATCGGCAGTCGAGGTAACGGCAGCCGAACACAGGGACGATACACATCAAAACAGATGGCTGAAGCAGTTGATTGCTTCACGCCCACGAACGCCAGGGCAATAATGCCCAGCACAAGAATCCTTTTCATCACCTTCCTCCATGGGGTGGAGTTGCATCATGCGGTCAGGGCGGAGCGCCTCGCCGCCACACTACATCATGCCCCATGACACCACGACTCCAAATGCAACAGTCACAAATTCTCTCAGGTCGATAAAATCGTCTAACGAATCATTGCATTCTTCTGCAGTAACCTCAGATAAGGTGATACACTCAAACATGCAAAAGGTGGAAGTTGATATGATATTTTTTGACATTCAACGACGAATTGATTCAAGAAATAATAAAACCCACTCAACAAGAGTGGGTTTTATGGTCTTCACACGAGATTATCTTGCTCGATACGTAATGCGGCCTTTGCCCAGATCATAGGGCGACAACTCTACGGTCACTGCGTCACCGGGAATGATGCGGATAAAATTCTTACGCATGCGGCCTGATACATGTGCCGTCACTAACTGACCGTTTTCCAGCTCTACTCGAAATTGAGTATTCGCCAAGGCTTCGCGCACCTTGCCGTTGACTTCAATCCCTTCTTCCTTCGCCATTATGGAACCTCGTAAATCCTGCAAAACATACACTTTGTATATTTAATGCAATTGGAACAAATTCTTCAAGCCCAAGTGAAACCGAATTGATTTCCTGCATGAGTATTATTGCGTGGGAGGTTGCATCGAGGTTGCTGAAGAATTTTCTTTGAGTCCGGCCAGCAATGCTTTGGCTTCTATATTATCTGGGTATTGCTGCAAAACCCTGCGGTAGAGCCCGCCAGCCCGATCATACATCTGAAAATCCTGATAGAGTTTTCCCATTTCCAGGAGAGCATCTTTTTGATCTGGTTTGATAGTCAACGCCTGTTGCAGATACTTTTGAGCAGCGGGCTGATCTCCCTGCAGTCTGGTGAGCCAACCTAATTGCGTGAGTGCATCAGCTGATTGGGGACTGGTTTTTACCCAGCTTTCGGCATCCGCAACCGCTTCATTCGTTCGCCCCTCCGAAACAAGCAGCAGATAATAATTATGCCTGCATTCAGCGTGATTGCTGTTCCGTTGTAAGGCCTGACGGTAATACTGTTCCGCTTCCTTTATCTGACCATGCTGGTGATAGGTCGTTGCCAGGTTGTAAAGTGTATCTGGGTTAGTAGGGTCCTGCTTCCACGCTTCAACAAATGACGAGTGAGCCTGTTTCAGGTTGTTCTGGGCAAGATACTCCACCCCCTGCTCATTCAGTTGTCCTGCCCCAGAGGTATTCCACCCCGAACATCCTGAACCGAGCAGGATCAGAGTCAAACTGAGGTGGTTGATACGTCTTGCCATTTCGATACTATTTGCCCGGATTATCGAGGCGGCACCATAAGCACATTTGATTATCTTGAAAAGGCGAATTTCGCTTGAAATACAGCCATCCTGTATGGTTACAATGGTTTACGCCCTAAAATACAGGCTAGTACCTATTTCATGAGGCTGAAATGACCAAGAATAAAATCTCGGTTATGGCAATGTTCTTACTCGTATCCTGTTTCTGGATCGCTTCCCCAACAACGTCTGCCTTTGAAAAACCATCTTCCAACACTTCACGTGACGTTGAGATCATTCGTGATCTGCCCTACATCGATACCCCCGAAGCTGATCCGATCAAGCATAAACTCGATCTGTATCTCCCCCCTGGCCGCAAGGACTTTCCTGTCCTTGTTTTCGTGCATGGTGGTGGCTGGACTCACGGCGACAAGAAATTCTGGTTCGATATTTATGGCAAGTTCGGATTGGCATTTGCCAAAAAGGGGATCGGCGTAGCAGTGATCAATTATCGCCTGATTCCCAAGACCACGCACGAGCAACAGGTTCGCGATGTGGCAAAAGCCATCTCGTGGGTCAGTCGTAACATTGGCAAATATGGGGGCAACTCAGGTCAGTTGTTTCTAGCAGGGCATTCTGCAGGCGGCCATCTGGTTTCCCTCATTGGCTGCAACTCCGAATGGCTTCGTGAAGCAGGATTGGAAACGAATCTGATCAAAGGCATCATTTCCATCAGTGGAGTATTTGATGTTCGACCCGATCTCCTGCTGTTTAATGTTGTCTTCGGGAAGAGCACTCAAGATCGCGAAAAAGCATCTCCCATCTCGCATGTCAAACCGGGGTTGCCTCCCTTTCTGATCCTGCATGGCGACTATGAATTACCGCAATGTGACGGCACATGTGCAAGGCAGTTCTTTCACAAACTGGAAGAGTGCCATGTCAATTGCAAGCTGCATTCCATATCTCAGCGCGATCATATGTCCATCATTGCACGCATTTCGGAAAACAATGATCCTGCACAGCAGACCGTGCTGGAGTTCATCCAATCACATAAGCCATGAAACCGGTTACAGGCAGACTGGCTCCATCACCCACCGGCAGTCAGCATATCGGTAATGCTCGCACCTATCTGGCAGCCTGGCTGTCATCGCGTCAACAATCAGGCAACATCAGGCTGCGTATCGAAGATATCGATTCTCCCCGCACCAAACCCTTTGCCGTGCAGCAGGCACTCGATGACCTGCAATGGCTCGGCCTGCAATGGGATGGACCACCTGTTGTCCAGACCACACGCATGGAACTCTATCAGAATGCCTTGGATCGGTTAAAGGCAAGAGAACTGGTATACCCATGCACCTGCACCCGCAAAGATATTGAACTGGCTGCCAGCGCACCGCACGCTGAGCATGAACTGCCACCCTACCCTGGCACCTGCTCCCATCGTAATGCTTCTGATGCCAAAAAAATCACCAATAAACCCTACGCCTGGCGGTTTCGTTCCTCCAACTCAGCACTCTCGTTTTATGATGACTTTGCAGGACAGCAGAATCTGAATGTTGCCTACGGCGGAGATTTTGTCGTCTGGAAGAATAACGATACTCCCGCCTATCAGCTTGCCGTGGTAGTTGATGATGCGGAAATGGGGATCACCGAAGTCGTTCGAGGCGATGACCTGATCCCCTCGACCCCCAGGCAAATTCAACTGTACGAGGCTCTGGGTTTGCCGATGCCTCGGTTTTATCACATTCCACTCGTCATCGGTACCGATGGCCATCGCCTGGCCAAGCGGCATGGCGATGCACGAATCTCCACTTTTCGCGAGCAAGGTCTGCCTACAACCACTTTACTCGGCCTTCTCGCCTATTCGCTCGGAATGCAGGATCGATGCGAACCAATCCAATTAGGTTCACTACTTCAAACTTTTCAAATTCAGGCGGTTCCGAAATCACCATTTGTCATGACTGATGAACTATTGCGGAACCTGAATTGACTGGTTCTTAATGTCCTCCCAATGCTGGCAGCCACAGTCGGGCAATCTCGAAGAATAAAACAATTCCTGCGACATCAACCGCCGTGGCAACAAACGGACTCGATGCCAGTGCCGGATCCCAACCAATGAACTTAAATAGCAACGGCAAGAGGGCACCAACCACAGTTCCTATCAGACAGATGCCTGCAACTGAGGTTCCCACGATGGCAGCCAGGCTCCAGCGGTCTACCTGCTTCACGCTATACAGGCATTGTGCAGGAAACTCGACTATTTGATTACCATTGACTGTAGTCGACTTTAAGGGAACAGAAGTATCTTTTCCAGCCGGCAAGACTACTTCAGCATCAACTTTGGTTCGCACGCCAACTTCCTGCAGGGTGCCAGCGGGTATGACATACTTGCCAGGCGACGATTGCTTCAGAGATGTATCAGCAGGTAACTGAACGCGAAATGCATTTGCTCTCTGATCTTCGCTGTTGATGGTAGACTCTTTGGTAAATGAAGCACGCACCCAGCCTATGGCGCCAAGCGCCACCCCCAGGGCCAAACCCATAATCAGCTCTTTTCGAAGTATCTTCCACCATTGCTGGGGTGTTACTTGCCTTAATGCCAACGCTCGCGTGATGAGTGTAGCCGCCTGAGAACCGGAATTGCCTCCTGTTGAAATGCACAGTGGGATAAACAGGCTTAATACCGTAATAGCTTTGATGGCATCTTCATAACGTTCCAGTGCAGAGAAGGTAAACAATTCCGCAATGAAAAGAAGCGAAAGCCAGAATACACGCTTCCGCCAGACATTGAGGAAATGCGACTCCATATAGTTTTCACCCAATGGAACCATACCGCCCATGCGCTCTGCATCTTCGGTGGCTGCTTCCACGAGCACATCAACCACGTCATCATGGGTAACGATGCCAATCAGCCGATTATCCGAATCCACCACCGGAATAGCCAGCAAATCATATCGTGCCAGTTTCTGGGCTACTTCTTCACGATCATCCTCTGCTTTGACTGTATAAACGTCCGTCTCCATGACATCACGTACCAGCGACTGTCGCTGCGCCATGATTAAATCACGCAAACTGGCGATTCCCAACAGGTGGCGATCGGCATCGAGAACATAGACATAATAAAGCGTTTCTGCACTGGGGGCCTGCAACCGCAATCGCTCCAGCGCGTCCGCCACCGTAATATTCTCGGGCAGCCAGGCATAATCGGTGGTCATCACGCCGCCTGCGGTGCCTTCCGGATATTTCACGAGCATGGCAATATCGCGGCGATCAGCTTCATCCACCAGGCGGATCATTGCTTCCGCGACGGGCGGTGCCAACCTTCGCAGCAAGTCAACACGATCATCATGCGACATCTTCTCGATGAGTTTGGCCATGTTTTCACGGCCAGTGCCCAGCGCCAGCTCTTCCTGCTTATCGTGTGGAAAATATTCAAACACTAGAGCTTGCTGATTCATGGGGCAGGCGCGAAGAAACGACCAGACTTCAGGCGGAGTAAGATTGTCCAGCGATTCCGCTACGGTAGCCGGGTGAATATTTTCAACAAAGGCTGCCATGCCTGCATGATCCTGCTCTTCCAGCATCATGCGTACTTCCGGACTGAATAATGGGTGCGGCATAGGCGTATCCTTTAAGAGGCACTTATAAGTACCAAACTACACGCAGTTGGGGCAAGGCATCATGCGAACTTTATTCCTGCCAGTTCAGTCCAAGCTTGTCGATCTCTCTTCGAACTGCAGCAATGTGCGAAGGCGTGGTACCACAGCAACCGCCAATCAATGTAACGCCCGCGTCGGCAAACGACTTGACCATGGAAGCCAACTCACCAGGCAGAAACTCACATTCGAGCGTATCGGTGATGCCAGGCTTGAATAGCAGGGGTAGTGATGTCTTCTCGCGGTAATCTTTAATGATCTGCAAGTGATCCTTCAGCCGCAAGTTGGAACCACAATTAGTTCCCAAGGCCAGCAATCTCATCCGGTGTTGTTCAGCCCAGGTAGCCACATCGCTGGCCATTTTTTGACTATCTTCGCCCGATTCGACCACCCAGCAACTATCGCTCCTGGGCAGTCGGCTGAATGAAAACGATACCATCACCGGAATCGCATACTCATGTAATCGGGTTTTCGCGATCAAGAACCTCATACGATCCAGTCTCATTTGCGTTTCGAACAAGAGGGCATCACATATTTTCAAATCCAATGCACATTTCATCAGCGCCGCAATCGACTGTTCATCATCGCCCATGGCAGAACCAATATCGCCGACAACATACAAATGATCCCATTCAGGAACACGTGTATGATCATAGGCTGCCGTTACCGCTTCACGCGAGTTTTCCTCACCACGCAGATAACTGAGATGTGCCTGAAACGTGTTGGTCAGTAATACTTCTGCACCTGCATTCACGTAGTCTTCGTAAACCACCTGCACCGCATCAGGGTGGGACAAGTTCCAGGCCAACGTGGAACTGACAGTCGGATCGAGTCCGGAACGCATCAGTTCCGTACCCATCGGCCCATCCATCAGAATGAGCTTGCCCCGCTGCTGGGCGTCTTTGACAACCTCTGCAAAAGGTGGCCTCGCCATCTGCTACTCCTGGTTCATGCCAAGTTCCTGCAGCAATGGCTTGACATCATACAACTTCCGCATCGCTTCGATGATGGCAGAAGAATGCACAGCAATGTGCCTGGCCTGCACATCAGTGTAGACAAAGTTTCTCACCAAGCCGTGACGATTGCGATCAAAATTAATTCCCACAAATTCCCCTTTCAGATTCACCACCGGGCTGCCACTGTTTCCGCCAATCGTATCTGCGGTGCTGACGAAATTGAAAGGCGTATCGAGTTTCAGCTTCGACTTACCCTCCAGCCAACGCGAAGAAAGTTGAAAAGGCGGTTTACCTGCATTTTCCTTTTCACGATCAAATACTCCTTGGAAGGTAGTACAGTATGGCAGCGTTCTTCCATTCACCTGGTATCCTTTGACCGTGCCGAAAGCCAATCGAAGGGTAAACGTGGCATCAGGAGCCAATTGCGTTTCATATACTTTAAACCTTGCCTGGGCTATGGCTGAGTAAGCCTGCCGCTCTGGCTCTTCAACCGTTTCTTCATGCTGCTTTCGGAACTTGCGAGCCTCTTCGTCGATAGATTTCACCAGCAGAATCATCGGATCCTGGGATTCCTGCAGAGCCGACTTGCTGCCAGCCAGTCGTTTTCGTTCATCGACATCAAACAATTTGGAAGAATGAACCAACTCCCCTGCCCTGTTGGCGGGTGATTGGCCCTGTAGCACCTGTTTTACAAGCGGATGTTCTCCGCCCAGTTGCTCTGCGAAGAATGTCAGCGAGGCTGCCAGCTTGGAATGCTCTAGTTCTGGATAAAGTGGAGCAGGAGAAAACAACTGCAATTCCAGGGAAGAAAGTGCCGAATCGCGATACTCCCTCAGCCTCTCTCCATTAGGTTTCGCTTTTTCAGTATTCAGGCGAACCAGGTCGCGGGCGATTTTGAACAATACGGAATCAAAAGCATCGCCTGTTTCCAGCATAGACCAGCCGTGATAAAACCCTCGCAATGCTGACTGCGATTGACGAATCGTTTCAATGGCTTTCTGCACTTGCGCAACATCATGATTCTGGTTCGATGCTGAGAGTGATTTCAGCAACTCCTCTTCCTGCTTCCGCTTCGTTTCTAGAATGGTCGCGTCCAGAAGCCCCTGATACTGCCCGCTGAATGCCTTGCGTGCATTGGCCGTGCTGTAGAAGTCTTTCTGGACCCACTTCCGATGCTCCGGACTGCGTTCACCAAACTGTATCAGGTTCGCTTCACGATTTCGAAGTCGTGTCAACGTGTATGGCAACAGAACATCGCGTCGAAATCGCAGCCGCTCATACGTTTCCAGCCGTTGCGTCGTTCCCGGATGGCCGCTAACAAAAACCAGTTCATCGGGCTGTGGTCCATTGGCTGACCACTTCAAGTATTCCTTCGATTCGTAAGGCTTGCCATTCTCGTACACGCGGAAGAAACAGATATCCAGATTGAATCGCGGATATTCAAAGTTATCAACATCGCCGCCAAAGCTCGCAATGTCCTTCTCCGGCGCGAAGACCAACCGCACATCGGTAAACTTCTTGTAACGATAGAGGTGATACTGCCCGCCTTGATAAAGGGTAACCACATCGCTTCGCAAGCCTGTCTTATCAAGTGATTCCTTCTCGATTGCAGCCATAGCGGCCCGCCGTGCTGCATTCGACTGCCCGGCATTCATGTCAGGCTTCACCGCTGCGTTAACCTTGGCCGTCACGTCCTCCATTTCAATCAGAACATTCACTTCCAGGTCAGGACATTTCAGTTCTTCCTGTGGCGAACGAGCCGTGTACCCGTTGGAATAGTAATCCTGGTTAGGCGGACTCAGTTTCTGCAATGCGTCAGCCCCAACATGATGGTTGGTCAACAGCAAACCATGGGGAGATACAAAGCTGCCTGAACCACCGTTGTTCAGCCTGACAGAAGCCAGTTGAAGGTGTCGCAACCATTCGTCCGACAAAGTAACCTGGTATTTATCCTGCAGTATTTTTCGCGGAGGATGACTGAAAAGCCACATCCCTTCATCGCCGACACTGGTCATGACCATTCCCCCGCAAATCAAGAAAGCCAGCAGTATGCGAAACATGTCGGAATCCCAATGGAAGTCTGCACCTTTAGGTTGAGTTTTAGTTTACAACTTGCATGGTAAATGGAATGCAATCTCATCTGCGAGGTCATAAAACACTCTTCCCAGCTTGTGATGAGGATGCTTCATGCCTGCACGCATTGTACTCTCGCCGCGCAAGGCTAAACCCTTTTACGCCCGGCATCCATGGGTCTTTCCAGGCGCCATCGCCGAGACAGAAGGCACTCCGCAGGATGGTGAAGCAGTCGAAGTCTATTCCCACGGCGGCGCCTTTATCGCCCATGGATTGTTTAACAGTAAAAGCAGGCTCCGAGTCAGACTGTATTCGTGGAATTATGAACAGCCTATAGATGAAGCGTTTTTCCATAAACAACTCAACAAAGCGATCTCGTTCCGTCGCGACACCCTCAAACTGACTGGGCCCGGCCTGGCCGCACGGCTGGTTTTTTCAGAAAGCGATGGTCTCAGTGGCCTGA
The Planctomycetia bacterium genome window above contains:
- the infA gene encoding translation initiation factor IF-1, with the protein product MAKEEGIEVNGKVREALANTQFRVELENGQLVTAHVSGRMRKNFIRIIPGDAVTVELSPYDLGKGRITYRAR
- a CDS encoding tetratricopeptide repeat protein: MARRINHLSLTLILLGSGCSGWNTSGAGQLNEQGVEYLAQNNLKQAHSSFVEAWKQDPTNPDTLYNLATTYHQHGQIKEAEQYYRQALQRNSNHAECRHNYYLLLVSEGRTNEAVADAESWVKTSPQSADALTQLGWLTRLQGDQPAAQKYLQQALTIKPDQKDALLEMGKLYQDFQMYDRAGGLYRRVLQQYPDNIEAKALLAGLKENSSATSMQPPTQ
- a CDS encoding homocysteine S-methyltransferase family protein — encoded protein: MARPPFAEVVKDAQQRGKLILMDGPMGTELMRSGLDPTVSSTLAWNLSHPDAVQVVYEDYVNAGAEVLLTNTFQAHLSYLRGEENSREAVTAAYDHTRVPEWDHLYVVGDIGSAMGDDEQSIAALMKCALDLKICDALLFETQMRLDRMRFLIAKTRLHEYAIPVMVSFSFSRLPRSDSCWVVESGEDSQKMASDVATWAEQHRMRLLALGTNCGSNLRLKDHLQIIKDYREKTSLPLLFKPGITDTLECEFLPGELASMVKSFADAGVTLIGGCCGTTPSHIAAVRREIDKLGLNWQE
- a CDS encoding alpha/beta hydrolase; its protein translation is MTKNKISVMAMFLLVSCFWIASPTTSAFEKPSSNTSRDVEIIRDLPYIDTPEADPIKHKLDLYLPPGRKDFPVLVFVHGGGWTHGDKKFWFDIYGKFGLAFAKKGIGVAVINYRLIPKTTHEQQVRDVAKAISWVSRNIGKYGGNSGQLFLAGHSAGGHLVSLIGCNSEWLREAGLETNLIKGIISISGVFDVRPDLLLFNVVFGKSTQDREKASPISHVKPGLPPFLILHGDYELPQCDGTCARQFFHKLEECHVNCKLHSISQRDHMSIIARISENNDPAQQTVLEFIQSHKP
- the mgtE gene encoding magnesium transporter, which produces MPHPLFSPEVRMMLEEQDHAGMAAFVENIHPATVAESLDNLTPPEVWSFLRACPMNQQALVFEYFPHDKQEELALGTGRENMAKLIEKMSHDDRVDLLRRLAPPVAEAMIRLVDEADRRDIAMLVKYPEGTAGGVMTTDYAWLPENITVADALERLRLQAPSAETLYYVYVLDADRHLLGIASLRDLIMAQRQSLVRDVMETDVYTVKAEDDREEVAQKLARYDLLAIPVVDSDNRLIGIVTHDDVVDVLVEAATEDAERMGGMVPLGENYMESHFLNVWRKRVFWLSLLFIAELFTFSALERYEDAIKAITVLSLFIPLCISTGGNSGSQAATLITRALALRQVTPQQWWKILRKELIMGLALGVALGAIGWVRASFTKESTINSEDQRANAFRVQLPADTSLKQSSPGKYVIPAGTLQEVGVRTKVDAEVVLPAGKDTSVPLKSTTVNGNQIVEFPAQCLYSVKQVDRWSLAAIVGTSVAGICLIGTVVGALLPLLFKFIGWDPALASSPFVATAVDVAGIVLFFEIARLWLPALGGH
- the gluQ gene encoding tRNA glutamyl-Q(34) synthetase GluQRS; protein product: MKPVTGRLAPSPTGSQHIGNARTYLAAWLSSRQQSGNIRLRIEDIDSPRTKPFAVQQALDDLQWLGLQWDGPPVVQTTRMELYQNALDRLKARELVYPCTCTRKDIELAASAPHAEHELPPYPGTCSHRNASDAKKITNKPYAWRFRSSNSALSFYDDFAGQQNLNVAYGGDFVVWKNNDTPAYQLAVVVDDAEMGITEVVRGDDLIPSTPRQIQLYEALGLPMPRFYHIPLVIGTDGHRLAKRHGDARISTFREQGLPTTTLLGLLAYSLGMQDRCEPIQLGSLLQTFQIQAVPKSPFVMTDELLRNLN
- a CDS encoding S46 family peptidase, with translation MFRILLAFLICGGMVMTSVGDEGMWLFSHPPRKILQDKYQVTLSDEWLRHLQLASVRLNNGGSGSFVSPHGLLLTNHHVGADALQKLSPPNQDYYSNGYTARSPQEELKCPDLEVNVLIEMEDVTAKVNAAVKPDMNAGQSNAARRAAMAAIEKESLDKTGLRSDVVTLYQGGQYHLYRYKKFTDVRLVFAPEKDIASFGGDVDNFEYPRFNLDICFFRVYENGKPYESKEYLKWSANGPQPDELVFVSGHPGTTQRLETYERLRFRRDVLLPYTLTRLRNREANLIQFGERSPEHRKWVQKDFYSTANARKAFSGQYQGLLDATILETKRKQEEELLKSLSASNQNHDVAQVQKAIETIRQSQSALRGFYHGWSMLETGDAFDSVLFKIARDLVRLNTEKAKPNGERLREYRDSALSSLELQLFSPAPLYPELEHSKLAASLTFFAEQLGGEHPLVKQVLQGQSPANRAGELVHSSKLFDVDERKRLAGSKSALQESQDPMILLVKSIDEEARKFRKQHEETVEEPERQAYSAIAQARFKVYETQLAPDATFTLRLAFGTVKGYQVNGRTLPYCTTFQGVFDREKENAGKPPFQLSSRWLEGKSKLKLDTPFNFVSTADTIGGNSGSPVVNLKGEFVGINFDRNRHGLVRNFVYTDVQARHIAVHSSAIIEAMRKLYDVKPLLQELGMNQE